The nucleotide window GGATCAGCATGCCGCGGTGAATATGTTCCCGGGCCTTGTACACACCGCCCGTCACACCATGAGAGTTGATTATACCCGACGTCGTTGGGCTAACTATTTATAGAAGCAGGCGCCTAAGGTATGGTTGATAATTGGGGTGAAGTCGTAACAAGGTAGCCGTTGAGGAATCAGCGGCTGGATCACCTCCTTTCAAAGGAAAGAAATTATATATAGGGCATCTCACAAGGATACCTTATAGCTTTAAGAGGCATCACTGGCCAACTTTGAGAGATTAAACTCATGGGCCTGTAGCTCAGTTGGTTAGAGCGCACGCCTGATAAGCGTGAGGTCGGTGGTTCAAATCCACCCAGGCCCACCATGAGGGGGATTAGCTCAGCTGGGAGAGCGCCTGCCTTGCACGCAGGAGGTCAGCGGTTCGATCCCGCTATCCTCCACCATATCATGGATATGAAATGTAGTTACAAATACCGATTATCCTATAAAAATAGTCGGTATTATTGCGTAAGCACTCTCAAAATTGATCTTTGACAATTTGTTGTAGTAAATATCAAAAATGCGCAGTTAATAAATCAGGTGTTTTACAAGACACTTTATTAACTGATTAAAATAAACAGTTTGATTTGATTGTTGAATCATTTCAAGCTGACATTATTGAAGTAAAATTTGAGGAAATTCAAGGCGCATAAATTTTGACCGACTGAGTCGACCTGATGGTCGTCGCAGGGAGGGCAAAAGTTGTACAACGCAGAATTTACCAGATTTTACGAAAATAATATGTTCGCATCAAAGCGTTTAAACTTATTTGTGGTATTAAATAGTGGCTAAGCTACTAAGAGCAAACGGTGGATGCCTTGGTGTCAAGTGAAGAAGAAAGACGTGGAAAGCTGCGATAAGCTTCGGGGAGGGGCTAAACACCCTTTGATCCGGAGATTTCTGAATGGGGCAACCCGGCACGATTAATATTGTGTCATCCTTGCATGAATACATAGTGTAAGGAGGGTAACGGGGAGAACTGAAACATCTTAGTACCCCCAGGAAAAGAAAGTAATAACGATTTCCCAAGTAGCGGCGAGCGAACGGGAACCAGCCCAAACCGTGTATGTGTCAAGCCCGAAAGCGTTGCATGCACGGGGTCGTGGGATATAATTTGAATCTGTTTCGGAAGGTTCGGAGAGTCAAAAAATCAATTGGTAGTTGAACAAGCTGGAAAGCTTGACCATAGCAGGTGACAGTCCTGTAAGCGAAACCGATCGATCTCTCTTATTTTATTCCCAAGTACTGCGGAACACGAGGAATTCTGTGGGAATTTGCGAGGACCATCTCGTAAGGCTAAATACGACTTGACAACCGATAGCGTACCAGTACCGTGAGGGAAAGGTGAAAAGTACCCCTGTTAGGGGAGTGAAATAGTACCTGAAACCGTTTGCTTACAAGCAGTGGGAGCATTAATTTATTATTGTGACCGCGTGCCTTTTGCATAATGAGTCAGCGAGTTACTTAATGCAGCCAGGTTAAGCCGAGAGGTGTAGCCGTAGCGAAAGCGAGTCTTAACAGGGCGACCAGTTGCATTGAGTAGACCCGAAACCAGGTGATCTATCCATGTCCAGGGTGAAGCGAGAGTAAAATCTCGTGGAGGCCCGAACCGTCACAGGTTAAAAACTGTTCGGATGAGGTGTGGATAGGGGTGAAAGGCCAAACAAACCTGGAGATAGCTGGTTCTCTTCGAAATATATTTAGGTATAGCCTTATAAGTTTCTTGCCGGAGGTAGAGCACTGGATGGGCTAGGGGTCTCACCAGATTACCAAACCTAACCAAACTCCGAATACCGGTAAGTTAGATTATAGGAGTCAGCCCGCGGGAGCTAAGTTCCGCGGACGAGAGGGAAACAACCCAGACCGCCAGCTAAGGTCCCCAAATCTATGCTAAGTGGGGAAGGATGTGGGAATGCCCAGACAACCAGGAGGTTGGCTTAGAAGCAGCCATCCTTTAAAGAAAGCGTAATAGCTCACTGGTCGAGTGGATCTGCGCCGAAAATGTATCGGGGCTAAAGTATAGTACCGAAGCTGCGGAATAGGCTTAATTTATTAAGTCGATTGGTAGAAGAGCGTTGTGCCGTCGCAGAATCGTGGTCGTGAGACCATGTGGAGATTGCACAAGTGACCATGCTGACATGAGTAGCGATAAAGCGGGTGAGAGGCCCGCTCGCCGATAGCCCAAGGTTTCCTGAGTAAAGCTAATCTGCTCAGGGTTAGTCGATCCCTAAGGCGAGGCCGAAAGGCGTAGTCGATGGAAAACAGATTAATATTTCTGTACCACCCAGTTGTTGTTTGAGAGAAGGGGGGACGCAGGAGGGCAAGTCATCCGTCTGTTGGAATAGGCGGTTTAAGCTCGTAGGCTGAAGATCCAGGCAAATCCGGATTTTCATTAAGGCTGAGAAGTGATGAGGAGGGATCTGATCCCATAAACTGACTGCACCCATGCTGCCAAGAAAAGCCTCTATTGAGACAACAGGTGATCGTACCGTAAACCGACACAGGTAGGCAGGGAGAGTATCCCGAGGCGCTTGAGAGAACCCTTGTTAAGGAACTCGGCAAAATAATACCGTAACTTAGGGAGAAGGTATGCCTCTATTGGTGATTAATTTTCATTATGAGCTGACGGAGGCCGCAGAGAATTGGTGGTAGCGACTGTTTACTAAAAACATAGGACTCTGCAAAGTCGCAAGACGAAGTATAGGGTCTGACGCCTGCCCGGTGCCGGAAGGTTAAGGGGATTTGTTAGCTTCGGCGAAGCACTGAACTGAAGCCCCGGTAAACGGCGGCCGTAACTATAACGGTCCTAAGGTAGCGAAATTCCTTGTCGGGTAAGTTCCGACCTGCACGAATGGCGTAACGACTTCCACACTGTCTCAACAAGGGACTCAGCGAAATTGGAATGGCGGTGAAGATACCGTCTACCCGCGAAAAGACGGAAAGACCCCGGCACCTTTACTACAGCTTGACATTGGATTTTGGGATATGATGTGCAGGATAGGTGGGAGACTTGGAAGCAGGTACGCCAGTGCTTGTGGAGTTACCCTTGAAATACCACCCTTCATATTTCAGTGTTCTAACTTCGACCCGTTATCCGGGTTAAGGACAGTGTCTGGTGGGTAGTTTGACTGGGGCGGTCGCCTCCCAAAGAGTAACGGAGGCGCGCGAAGGTTCCCTCAGGCTGATTGGAAACCAGCCGTAGAGTGCAAAGGCATAAGGGAGCTTGACTGCGAGAGAGACATTTCGAGCAGGTACGAAAGTAGGTCTTAGTGATCCGGCGGTTCTGAATGGAAGGGCCGTCGCTCAACGGATAAAAGGTACGCCGGGGATAACAGGCTTATCGCCCCCAAGAGTTCACATCGACGGGGCGGTTTGGCACCTCGATGTCGGCTCATCACATCCTGGGGCTGGAGCAGGTCCCAAGGGTTTGGCTGTTCGCCAATTAAAGTGGTACGTGAGCTGGGTTTAAAACGTCGTGAGACAGTTTGGTCCCTATCTTTCGTGGGCGCAGGATATTTGAGGAGATCTGATCCTAGTACGAGAGGACCGGATTGGACCAACCAATGGTGTTCCAGTTGTCGCGCCAGCGGCATTGCTGGGTAGCTAAGTTGGGTATGGATAACCGCTGAAAGCATCTAAGCGGGAAGCCAACTTCAAGATTAGATATCCCATCTATTTATAGACTAAAGACCCCTTGAAGACTACAAGGTTGATAGGCCAGGTGTGTAAGCACAGTAATGTGTTCAGCTGACTGGTACTAATAGGTCGTGAGGCTTAGCCACTTTTTCCACAGATAACTTTGAACGCTTTAATGCAAACATATTAAAATTTACTGCAACTTATTATAAATTTAAGGATTTATCGGACATGTAACCCATTAAAAAATATTCAAACGTCCGGGATCCAGCCATCTTAATCCGGTGGCTATGGCAAAGAGGTCACACCCGTACCCATCTCGAACACGGAAGTTAAGCTCTTTAGCGTCGATGGTACTGCATGGGAGACTGTGTGGGAGAGTAGAACGCCGCCGGATTATTCTTTAAAAAGCCCTGATCGTTAAAACCTGTAATATGGTTCAATGATCAGGGCTTTTTGCGTTTTGCGATTTAGATGATTTTTCCCCAGACACCTTGCCAAGGAGGGCAGGGTTTTGAAATAACCCATAGGGTTACAAGGTTTGTTGCTCGTTTAAATATATATCATAAAAGTTTACATAATATATATTATCAGACGCCAAGGAAATATGCTATTTTTACATATATTGCACATATAGCGTTTTGATACAGAATTTATATTTATTTTAAAATAATAATTTTATTGTTAAAATATTCCCTTTGTTTTATAAATATAAATTTTGCATTTTACATGGTTCAATATGGTTAAACAATGATAATAACAGGAAAAAAAACTGGGCAGCCTTATACTGTCTCAAAACTAACAAGAGAAATCAAATCTCTTTTAGAAGAAACCTATCCATTTGTATGGGTAACAGGTGAAATTTCTAACTATGCAGTACCTGCTTCCGGTCATTCTTATTTTTCCTTAAAAGATCAACAAGCAGTTATCAGTGCCGTAATGTTTAAGAATCAAAAACGGACATTAAAATTTAAACCTGAAAACGGTATGAAGATTAATGGACTGGCAAGGCTTACACTTTATGAACCCCGGGGTGCTTATCAGCTTATTTTTGAATATTTGGAACCGGAAGGCGCAGGTTCTATGCAGGTTGCTTTTGAACAACTAAAAAAAAAATTATCCAATAAAGGTTTTTTTGATGACAAATATAAAAAAGCCATCCCGTTTTTACCTTCAAAAATAAGCGTGATAACTTCCGGTACAGGAGCTGCTGTCAAAGATATCATCAATGTCGCTCAAAGACGGTTTTTAAACTGCCACATTGAAATTATTTCGGTTAAAGTACAGGGAGATGGATCAGAAAATGAAATTAGTGATGCCATTAACCTTGTAAATCAACATCAAAGTATGGATCACAAAATATCGGACATCATAATTCTTGCCCGGGGTGGCGGATCATTGGAAGATCTGGCCGCATTTAATTCAGAAACCGTTGCCAATGCCATTTTTGCTTCCTCTATACCAATTATTACCGGTGTCGGTCATGAAACCGATTACACTATTGCTGATTTTGTAGCAGATTTAAGGGCTCCTACACCTTCTGCGGCGGCGGAACTGGCTCTGCCAGACAAAAACAATCTGGTGCAAACAGTTTTAAAATTGCAGGAAAGTTTAACCATATCCGTAAAAAAGAAAATTATTGTACACCACCAGACTGTTTCTTATTTGATTTCAAGATTAAAAAGTCCCAGAACAATTATTTATGATTTTCGATTCAAGCTTGAGGATTATAAATCAAGATTAATTAATATGATGACGCAGTATGTACAGTATAAAAAAGAAAAACTTAGCTGGTTGTCAAATTCGCTTCATTCCAGGCAGCCCCTTAAAAAAATTTTTGACCACCAGCGGCAGGTTAAAAGACTTTCCAACGAGTTCACACATAATTTTCAAAAAAAAATTCAACAGATGAAAACAGATCATTTGGAACTGACCTCTAAACTTCAGGCGCTTAATCCAAAAGCAGTTTTAGACAGAGGGTACAGTATCTCAAGATTTGTTTCCGACAAAAAGTTGATCACTAATTCAAGTGATGTGAAAAAAAATGATCAAATTGAGGTAATTCTTTCTAAAGGACAATTGATTACAAGAGTGGAAAAGATAAAAAATGGCTAAGAAAAAAACATTTGAAGAAGCATTAAAAGAGCTTGAAGATATTGTAAGACAAATGGAATCAGGTGATTTACCACTTGAAGATGCGGTTAAAAAATATGAGTCAGGTATGAAACAATCCAAATATTGCCTGGATCTTTTAGATAAAACAGAGCAAAAAATATCTCTGCTGACTAAAGACCTTGATGGTAATGTAAAAGAAGAACCATTTGAAAATGAATAGTGTATAATGATGAATAATATAAACTTTAATTTGCAGCATTATCTAAAAGAAAAAAGAAAACTGGTAAACCAATACCTGAAACTTATTTTTCAGCCTTATGACCAGACGCGTGAACTTATTATGGCCATGGATCATTCACTTATGGCCGGGGGAAAAAGGCTGCGCCCTATCCTGTCAATGGCTGCTGCCCAGGCCTGTGGAAAAGATTTCCTGCTTGCCCTGCCCGCTTGCTGTGCCATGGAAATTATCCACACCTATTCTTTGATTCATGATGATTTGCCGGCCATGGATGATGATGATTTGCGACGAGGGTTGCCCACCTGTCATAAAAAATTTTCCGAAGCCACCGCCATCCTGGCAGGAGATGCATTATTGACTCACGCATTTAATGTCCTTTCCAATCCTCAACCCTTTTTTGAAATTTATCCGGACAATGACACAAGACTTCAATTGATTTCAATCTTTTCTGCCGCAGCCGGTATCCAGGGGATGGTTGAAGGCCAGATGCTGGATATTCAGTCCTATCAACCCGGGCAAAATAACAGGTTAGCCCACCTGAAGAAGATACATGCACTTAAAACCGGCAAATTGATCACCGCCAGTGTTGAATCAGGTGCAGTAAGTGTTGGAGCCGATTTAAAAACTATTGTAAAATTAAAGTGTTATGCAGATCAAATCGGCCTGGCATTTCAGGTGGCGGATGATATTTTAAACATAGAAGGAGATCCTGAAATCATGGGCAAATCTGCCGGGTCTGATGAGCAAAATGATAAAATGACGTTTCCTGCAATTATTGGCCTGGATGAGTCAAAAAAATACGCAAAAATGCTTGTTGAAAATGCTATTGATGAGATTTCAAATTTTGATGAAACCGCAGCACCTTTGAGGGCCATTGCCAATTATATTATTAACAGGAACCATTAATTGAATTGAGGTTGATACATTTTGAGTTTGCTTGAACAAATAAAAACATCCAAAGACATAAAACAACTCACCAGAAAAGAACTCAAACTTCTGGCCAAGGATATTCGAAACCGAATTATCGACGTGGTTTCAAAAAACGGTGGACATCTGGCCTCAAGCCTGGGAGCCGTGGAATTAACTCTGGCCATCCATTATGTGTTTGATCTGCCAACCGATACATTGATATGGGATGTTGGCCATCAATCTTATGCACACAAACTGATAACAGGAAGAAATGACACCTTTGACACACTTCGCCGGTATAAAGGCATATCAGGATTTTCTAAAATCAAGGAAAGTCCCTATGACGGTTTCACTGTGGGGCATTCTTCAACCTCTATTTCAGCTGGGCTGGGGGTGTGTTATGGCAACTATTTAAACAAGGATGATTCCGATGTTATTTCGGTTATCGGAGATGGTTCTCTCACTGCAGGGCTGGCCTATGAAGGGCTGAACCAGGCCGGAGAATTGAAAAAACGAAATTTGATTGTCATCCTGAACGACAATGATATGTCCATTTCTCCCAATGTTGGTGCTTTGTCTTCTTTTTTAAGCCGTACGTTTTCAGCCAGATATCTTCAGGCCATGAGAAACCGATTTGGGTCGTTTTTAAAGTCTTTGCCGAAAATTGGTGATGACATTTATAAAATTGCCAAACGGTCTGAAGAGTCTTTTAAAACATTCATGACACCGGGGATGTTATTTGAAGCCTTTAATTTTGATTATTTCGGCCCTATTGACGGCCATAACCTGGATCATTTGATCGATATCCTGAAAAACATCAAAAACCCTAAAGATCCAGTCCTTCTGCATGTTACAACTGTAAAAGGCAAGGGTTATGAACCCGCTGAAAAAAATCCGGTTTATTTTCATGGGGTAGGCTCTTTTGCGGTTGATACGGGTAAAAGCAAAAAAATACCCAACGGGATTCCTAGCTACACCCAAGTGTTCGGCTCTTATATGCTCAGTCTTGCTGAAAATAATGAAAAAATAGTTGCAGTTACGGCTGCCATGCCTGAAGGGACCGGGCTGATTGAGTTTTCCAAACAATATCCAGACCGGTTTTTTGATGTGGGGATTGCAGAACAACACGCAGTAACATTTTCAGCCGGTTTGGCATCAAAGGGTTTAAAACCTGTTGTTGCCATTTATTCAACATTTTTACAACGAGCCTTTGACCAAATTCTTCATGATGTTTGCATTGATTCACATCCTGTTGTGTTTGCCATTGACCGGGGAGGTGTTGTTGGAGAAGACGGCCCCACGCACCATGGCCTTTTTGATTATTCATATCTTAGGTGTATGCCCAATATGACCATTATGGCACCAAAGGATGAAAATGAACTTGTAAGAATGCTGGTTACAGCAGTTCAGCACACTGGGCCTGTGGCTGTTCGATACCCCCGGGGAACAGGAGAAGGCGTACAAGTTGAAAATAATCCTACGCCGATAAAAATAGGGAAAGCCAAGGTCATAAGTAAAGGTGATGACTTGTTGATTATTGCCATAGGAAATTCTGTTAACGAGGCTGTAAAAGCAAGCAAGTGCCTGGAGGAGCAGGGTATTTATACAACAGTGATTAATGCACGGTTTGTAAAGCCTCTTGATACGGATTTGATAATGGAATATGCAGTAAAAATCAAGAAAATCATCACGGTTGAAGAGCATGTTCTTGATGGCGGATTCGGGTCTGCTGTTTTGGAAATGTTATCAGATCAAGGCGTTACGAGATATTCACTTAAGCGGATTGGCATTAAAAACAGATTTGTAGAGCATGGCCCCCAGAATATTTTAAGAAAAGAGTATGAAATAGACTATTTGGCTATTACAGACGCAGCAATGGAAATCCATGGCAAAACAATCGAATAAAGGTACAAAAAATAAAACCAGGCTTGATCTTTTTGTCGTTGAAAAAGAAATGGTTAAATCCCGACAGCGAGCAAAGGCTTTAATTATGGCGGGTAAAGTTTTTGTAAATGGCATGCCTGTGGATAAACCCGGAAGCTTGATTGCCGATGATGCAAAGGTGATCGTAAAACAGGATGATAACCCGTTTGTCAGCCGGGGAGGCTTAAAGCTTGAAAAGGCATTGAAAACAATCCCGGTCTCGGTAAAGAATTTGACCTGCCTTGATATTGGTGCTTCAACCGGCGGTTTTACCGATTGTCTGCTTCAGCATGGGGCAGGTAAAGTTTATGCTGTGGATGTGGGATATGGTCAATTTGACTGGTCTTTAAGACAAAACAAGAGGGTTGTGGTTATTGAAAGAACCAATATACGGCATATGCCCTTTGAAGTTATTAACGAAAAAGTTGATGTGGTTGTAGCAGACACGTCATTTATTTCTCTTAAGGTTGTGATACCGTCTGCTGAAAAATTCATGAAAAAAGACACAATGGTTTTGGCACTGATCAAACCACAATTTGAAGCAGGAAGACAGAATGTAGGCAAGGGTGGTGTTGTAAAGGACCCTGAAGTCAGGAAACAAGTGATTAAAGACTTGGAAGTCTTTTTCAAAGAAAAGGGATACCAGATAAACCAGGTAGTCCCCTCCCCTATTTCAGGCCCGAAAGGAAATAAAGAATATATTATATCCTTAACTTTTCAAGAAAATTTAAAATAACACTGTTAATTTTATTTAAATTTTATTATTTAAATGTAACTTTTTATTAATTGTTTATAAGGAGCAGTAATGAGCGAAGAAATTAAAACCATGAGAAATGTGGCTCTGGCTGGCCATGGGGGTGCAGGCAAGACAACTCTTGCTGAGGCTATGCTATTTAAAGCCGGAGTTACCAACCGTCTTGGGAAGGTTGAAGAAGGCAATACCGTAATGGACTTTCAACCGGAAGAAACCAGAAAACAGCAGAGTATTAACACATCATTTATTAAGTATACCCATAATAAGCATACAATTACTTTAATAGATACTCCTGGTGATCAGAATTTTTTCTCTGCTGCTAAAACATGCTTTCCTGTTGCAGACTGTATGGCATTTGTGATTGACGGAGTCGGCGGACCGTCCGCCATGACCGAAGAAGCCGCAGCCAGTGCATTGGAATATAATCTGCCCGGTTTTGTGATTGTAAATAAACTGGATCGTGAAAGATCTGATTTTTCAACCTGTATTGAAGCCTGTAAAACCGCACTTAAAAAAAAGATCCTTCCCATATTTTATCCCATCGGTTCTGAAGATGACTTTAAAGGGTATGTAAATATTATTTCAGGCCAGGCTTTTGAATATGACGCTGATGGAAAATCAAGTAAAATTGATGTGCCTGCGGATATGTTGGATGATATTGAGCTGGCAAAAGAAGAATTTGTTGAGAATGTGGCTGAACTTGATGATGAGCTTCTTGAAAAATACCTTGAAGGTGAAGAAATCACAGAAGATAAACTCAAGGCAGCATTTCGGCAGGGTATTCTGGATGCCCAATTTTATCCGGCTATCTGTTCTTCAGCTACAAAAATGATTGGCATTGATGTTATTTCCGATATTATCAATGATTATATGCCGTCTCCCCTTGACAGAGGTGACTGGACTGCCAAAGATGCCAATGGTGAAGATATTATTGTTTCTCCTGATCCGGATGCGGAATTTTGCGGATTTGTTTTCAATACTATTGTTGACCCCTATGCAGGCCGACTCTCCCTTTTCAGAGTGATTTCAGGAACTCTTGGAAAAGAAGGCAATGTTTTTAATACGACAAAAGACAAAAAAGAGCGGTTTTCACAACTTCTTGAGATTGCCGGCAAAGAGCAAAAAAATATTACCAGAGCGATTCCTGGATCTATTGTGGCTGTGGCTAAATTAAAAGACACCTTGACCGGGGATACTTTGACAGGTGGAAAAGAAATTCAAATTCCCGCGCCCAAGCCCATGCCACCAGTTATATCCTTTGCCATATCCCCCAAAGCAAAAAGTGATGAAGATAAGATTCATGAAGCCGTCAGAAAAATTCTTGAAGAAGATACAGGCCTTTTGTTGAACAGAAACGAAGAAACCAAACAGACCGTTCTTTCAGGCAGAGGCCTTGTTCATATCGAAGTGACTGCTGAGAAAATTCAAAGAAAATTTAATGTGGGCATGGATATTGAGACACCAAAGGTTGCCTATCGTGAGACCTTCAAGAAAAAAGTCCGTGTTCAGGGTAAACATAAAAAACAGTCTGGTGGACATGGTCAGTATGGTGACTGCTGGATAGTTCTTGAACCGCTTCCCAGTGGTTCGGGATTTGAATTTGTAGATAAGATTGTCGGTGGTGTTATCCCGAAAAATTATATTCCAGCCGTTGAAGCCGGTGTAAGAGAGGCATCGCAAACCGGTATCCTGGCTGGATTCCCTTGCGTGGACTTCAGGGTAACAGTTGACTTTGGATCTTATCATTCTGTGGACTCTTCCGAGATGGCTTTTAAAATGGCAGGAACTCTTGCATTTAAAAATGCTGCCAAAGATGCAAAAGCGACCCTGCTTGAACCGATCATGAAAATTGCCGTAAAAGTACCTGAAGACAGTACCGGTGATATTATGGGAGATCTTAATTCCAGGCGAGGCAGAGTTCTGGGAATGGATTCGGAGGATGACAAACAGATCATCAATGCCCTGGTTCCCATGGCTGAAATACTGCGCTATGCACCAGATTTAAGTTCAATGACAGGTGGCAGAGGAACATTTTCCATGGAATTTGCACAATATGACGTGGTTCCGGGTGATCTTTCTCAAAAAGTCATTGACAAGGTAAATGCTGAAAAAGAAGAGAACAAATAAACACATTGCATCATTGTGATTAAGACAATCAAACCGGACAGTTAAGAATTACATCTTACCTGTTCGGTTTTTTATTGTTTATTTTTAGGATTTGCTTAATTTATAGATCGTCTCAAAAAGAGTCTGCTGTAATTCTTCTATGGATAAATTTTGAAACTCTTCATGGGAAATTGGTTTACCGATATTTACCATTACCACTCCCGGATTTAAAATTAAACTTCCTTTCCGATTATAATCAAACAAACCCTTTATTCCAAACGGCAGAATATCTGTATGGGCATCTTTGGCCAGGTGAAAAGGCCCTTTTTTAAATGGTTTCATTTCTCCGGTCAGGGTTCTGTGGCCTTCCGGTAATATACCAATACTAATCCCGGACAAGAGTGCCTTTTTTGCCGTTTCAAGGCTTAAGATGGCATTTTCAAGATTGTTTCTTTTGATGGGAATGCAGCCCCATTTTCGAATCAAATATCCCCACACCGGCAAAGAAAAATGATACGAAGCTTCTACTCCGACAAAGCACAGGGGAATGGCCGCCGGAATGACGAAAATATCAAACAGACTTTGGTGATTTCCCATGATTAAATAAGGCTGATCAGGGATTATGTATTCTTTACCGGTTACAATGAGTCTTATTCCCATAACCCTAATTAAAATTTTGAACAGGCGTCTGGCCATAGTGAATGTTGTTTCCCGAGATAGTGTAAACAGGCATAAAACAAGAATAAAAGCTGAAACCAAAAAAAAGATACCACCAACAATCCATAACCCTGTTGAAATTATCTTTTTCACCTCAGATACCGTATCATTTTATGGTGTACGCTTATGGTTGTCGGTGTAACTCCAAATATCTCACCGTCCGGTGATAAGGTCTTACCGGGCCATGTTTTGATGATTGCTTTTTGAGCCTTGATATGTTTTACGGCAGGATGCCGGATATGGGTACCGGTATAAATTTGGGGCAAGGTTGTCAAAAGAGTGGTTCGGGATACTTTTTCTGCAATAATGATATCCATAAAACCATCATCAATTTCAGCATCAGGAGCTATGAGCATGTTCCCGCCGGTAAACCGTGAATTGCAGAACTCAACAAAACAATTTTCCTGCGATACCGGTTTTCCGTCAATTTCAAGTTCCATATGGTGGCAAGAAAGCCTTGCAGCCCTGTAAAAGACGCCGATAAGGTAAGAAAAGTTCTTTAAGAATTTAAATTTCTGAGCTGTTTTTGCCACGTCAGTGGCAAACCCCAACCCAAGTATGTTGACAAAATATTTTTTTTTTGTGCCCTGTGTAAAAGAGCA belongs to Desulfobacula toluolica Tol2 and includes:
- a CDS encoding diacylglycerol/lipid kinase family protein, whose translation is MKVALIANPYAGGKKVGKLLPVIEKKLAAHHIDYQTHLSCYHGHILKIASDLNIKQYDAIAAVGGDGSNFHVLNGLLSRFKPEKIPPIAVIPVGTGNSFARDLNIHTFEDGIRSLVKNNPRWVDVCSFTQGTKKKYFVNILGLGFATDVAKTAQKFKFLKNFSYLIGVFYRAARLSCHHMELEIDGKPVSQENCFVEFCNSRFTGGNMLIAPDAEIDDGFMDIIIAEKVSRTTLLTTLPQIYTGTHIRHPAVKHIKAQKAIIKTWPGKTLSPDGEIFGVTPTTISVHHKMIRYLR
- a CDS encoding lysophospholipid acyltransferase family protein → MKKIISTGLWIVGGIFFLVSAFILVLCLFTLSRETTFTMARRLFKILIRVMGIRLIVTGKEYIIPDQPYLIMGNHQSLFDIFVIPAAIPLCFVGVEASYHFSLPVWGYLIRKWGCIPIKRNNLENAILSLETAKKALLSGISIGILPEGHRTLTGEMKPFKKGPFHLAKDAHTDILPFGIKGLFDYNRKGSLILNPGVVMVNIGKPISHEEFQNLSIEELQQTLFETIYKLSKS